The Longimicrobium sp. genome has a segment encoding these proteins:
- a CDS encoding FAD-binding dehydrogenase yields MTHEADVIIVGAGLAGLVAAAELAEAGRSLIIVEQEPEASLGGQAFWSFGGLFLVDSPEQRRMKIKDSRELALRDWMGTAGFDRDEDHWPRKWAEAYVDFAAGEKRAWLWERGLRFFPVVGWAERGGYGAIGHGNSVPRFHVTWGTGPAVVEPFIQRVREAETRGLVRFAFRHQVDGLTLTNGVVDGVHGTVLEPSAMERGRPSSRTAVGQFAFRAQAVIVTSGGIGGNHEMVRRNWPPRLGPAPARMISGVPAHVDGRMLGIAQEAGGAIINPDRMWHYTEGLHNWAPIWPMHGIRILPGPSSLWVDARGRRLPPPLFPGFDTLGTLEHITKTGYDHTWFVLTQRIIEKEFALSGSEQNPDLTGKSVRQVLGRVLPGAPGPVEAFKKNGVDFVVERTLPELVRGMNALTGEPLIDLEALEAEIVARDAQLDNPFGKDAQITAIRGARNYLGDKLIRVAKPHRLLDPAAGPLIAVRLSILTRKTLGGLHTDLSARVLQADGQVLPGLYAAGEAAGFGGGGMHGYRALEGTFLGGCIFSGRTAGRAAAVLA; encoded by the coding sequence ATGACGCACGAAGCCGACGTGATCATCGTGGGGGCGGGGCTGGCCGGGCTGGTGGCCGCCGCCGAGCTGGCCGAGGCGGGGCGCAGCCTGATCATCGTGGAGCAGGAGCCCGAGGCGTCGCTGGGCGGGCAGGCGTTCTGGTCGTTCGGCGGGCTGTTCCTGGTCGACAGCCCCGAGCAGCGGCGCATGAAGATCAAGGACTCCCGCGAGCTGGCGCTGAGGGACTGGATGGGAACCGCGGGGTTCGACCGCGACGAGGACCACTGGCCGCGCAAGTGGGCCGAGGCGTACGTGGACTTTGCCGCGGGGGAGAAGCGGGCGTGGCTGTGGGAGCGCGGGCTGCGGTTCTTTCCCGTGGTGGGGTGGGCGGAGCGTGGCGGATACGGAGCCATCGGCCACGGCAACTCGGTGCCGCGCTTCCACGTTACGTGGGGCACGGGCCCGGCCGTGGTGGAGCCCTTCATCCAGCGGGTGCGCGAGGCAGAGACGCGGGGCTTGGTCCGCTTCGCGTTCCGCCACCAGGTGGACGGGCTGACGCTGACGAACGGCGTGGTGGACGGCGTGCACGGCACGGTGCTGGAGCCCAGCGCGATGGAGCGGGGGCGGCCCAGCTCGCGGACGGCGGTGGGCCAGTTCGCCTTCCGCGCGCAGGCGGTGATCGTCACCTCGGGGGGCATCGGCGGCAACCACGAGATGGTGCGCAGGAACTGGCCGCCCCGGCTGGGCCCCGCGCCGGCGCGGATGATCTCGGGGGTGCCCGCGCACGTGGACGGGCGCATGCTGGGCATCGCGCAGGAGGCGGGCGGGGCGATCATCAACCCCGACCGCATGTGGCACTACACCGAGGGGCTGCACAACTGGGCCCCCATCTGGCCAATGCACGGCATCCGCATCCTTCCCGGCCCGTCGTCGCTGTGGGTGGACGCGCGCGGCCGGCGGCTGCCTCCGCCGCTCTTTCCCGGGTTCGACACGCTGGGCACGCTGGAGCACATCACGAAGACGGGATACGACCACACCTGGTTCGTGCTGACGCAGCGCATCATCGAAAAGGAGTTCGCGCTTTCCGGCTCGGAGCAGAATCCCGACCTGACGGGAAAGAGCGTGCGCCAGGTGCTGGGCCGCGTGCTTCCGGGCGCGCCGGGGCCGGTGGAGGCGTTCAAGAAGAACGGGGTGGATTTCGTCGTCGAGCGCACGCTCCCCGAACTGGTGCGCGGGATGAACGCTCTCACCGGCGAGCCGCTGATCGACCTGGAGGCGCTGGAGGCGGAGATCGTGGCGCGCGACGCCCAGCTCGACAATCCCTTCGGAAAGGACGCGCAGATCACGGCCATCCGCGGCGCGCGCAACTACTTGGGCGACAAGCTGATCCGCGTGGCCAAGCCGCACCGGCTGCTGGACCCCGCTGCGGGCCCGCTGATCGCGGTTCGCCTGAGCATCCTCACCCGCAAGACGCTGGGCGGGCTGCACACCGACCTGTCCGCGCGCGTGCTGCAGGCCGACGGCCAAGTGCTTCCGGGGCTGTACGCGGCGGGTGAGGCGGCGGGCTTCGGCGGCGGGGGAATGCACGGGTACCGCGCGCTGGAAGGCACCTTCCTGGGCGGCTGCATCTTCTCGGGCCGCACCGCGGGGCGGGCTGCCGCGGTGCTCGCGTAA
- a CDS encoding multicopper oxidase family protein, which yields MTRPRSPVSSPALRRHLLGSPLFAVACAAAASACVQTPPAAGPTTATVAVQGVRSASTPGQELRQPRLIQSRPVTVNGRPDRVLEATLEVVLRTMVVPQPAGDSTWTLRTYRVREANGVPWTDGDSVGFPGPTFRVSPGDSVSIKLINSLPPLGNDSTCLPMAVGHDNPPDCFHGFNYTNIHYHGFHVSPSPNADDVLLQVAPNGGTFQYGFRIPPTQSPGTHWYHPHKHGSVAIQVVNGMSGAFEVVDSTRGLDSVQVANNITEKLLAFQQISDSLNLMVPKHPPHPATLVNGMYLPQVTMQQGEVQRWRIVNENMTKTAAFSLSFINGPGVEPKLYEVARDGVTYAPGNFNSQDDNVLLMAPGNRLDVLVQAPPNAGVFRATITHIEHVDEEDDESRKRPQVLRGTGSGPGGTRVAAAAPTTTEVLTVNVVAPTGPVTSTFPSALPPLPGFLANLPGSLAGSTIPADSMEVVVFSRQGNPGSPPEFFLGTQQDSLMQFNPGAVYVPTTGVGTGVQRPMRLDSLQTWKVVNRDPATNHPFHIHVNPFQVVYVHAPNTGDSYQPLYDRLNAAASAGSPIWLDVLPLPEAAGSDEGYAIIRQQYDDFPGWYVMHCHILGHEERGMMQVLQVVAPGDVVRPPPPSVTDPTNSGAAAHRH from the coding sequence ATGACCCGTCCCCGATCCCCCGTGTCGTCCCCGGCCCTCCGCCGGCACCTGCTCGGTTCGCCGCTGTTCGCGGTGGCCTGCGCGGCCGCGGCAAGCGCCTGCGTGCAAACCCCGCCGGCCGCCGGGCCCACGACCGCCACGGTGGCGGTGCAGGGCGTGAGGTCGGCTTCCACTCCAGGCCAGGAGCTGCGGCAGCCCAGGCTCATCCAGAGCCGGCCGGTGACGGTGAACGGCAGGCCCGACCGGGTGCTCGAGGCCACGCTGGAGGTGGTGCTCCGCACGATGGTGGTGCCGCAGCCGGCGGGCGACAGCACGTGGACGCTTCGCACCTACCGGGTGCGGGAGGCCAACGGCGTTCCGTGGACGGACGGCGACAGCGTGGGCTTTCCCGGGCCCACCTTCCGGGTGAGCCCGGGCGACTCGGTGAGCATCAAGCTGATCAACAGCCTGCCCCCGCTGGGCAACGACAGCACGTGCCTGCCCATGGCCGTGGGGCACGACAACCCGCCCGACTGCTTTCACGGCTTCAACTACACGAACATCCACTATCACGGGTTCCACGTTTCGCCCAGCCCCAACGCCGACGACGTGCTGCTGCAGGTGGCGCCCAACGGAGGCACCTTCCAGTACGGGTTCCGCATTCCGCCCACGCAGTCGCCGGGAACGCACTGGTACCACCCCCACAAGCACGGCTCGGTGGCCATCCAGGTGGTCAACGGCATGTCTGGCGCGTTCGAGGTGGTAGACAGCACCCGCGGGCTGGACTCGGTGCAGGTGGCCAACAACATCACCGAAAAGCTGCTCGCCTTCCAGCAGATCAGCGACTCGCTGAACCTGATGGTGCCCAAGCACCCCCCGCACCCCGCCACGCTGGTCAACGGCATGTACCTGCCGCAGGTGACCATGCAGCAGGGCGAGGTGCAGCGCTGGCGCATCGTCAACGAGAACATGACCAAGACGGCGGCGTTCAGCCTTTCGTTCATCAACGGCCCGGGCGTGGAGCCGAAGCTCTACGAGGTGGCGCGCGACGGCGTTACGTATGCGCCCGGCAACTTCAACTCGCAGGACGACAACGTGCTGCTGATGGCCCCGGGCAACCGCCTGGACGTGCTGGTGCAGGCGCCGCCGAACGCAGGCGTGTTCCGGGCGACCATCACGCACATCGAGCACGTCGACGAGGAAGACGACGAGTCGCGCAAGCGTCCCCAGGTGCTGCGGGGCACGGGCTCCGGCCCGGGCGGTACGCGCGTCGCCGCGGCCGCCCCCACCACCACCGAGGTGCTCACGGTGAACGTCGTCGCTCCCACGGGGCCGGTGACGTCCACCTTTCCGTCGGCGCTGCCGCCCCTGCCCGGATTCCTCGCCAACCTTCCGGGGTCGCTGGCCGGCTCGACGATCCCCGCCGACAGCATGGAAGTGGTGGTGTTCTCCAGGCAGGGCAACCCGGGCTCCCCGCCGGAGTTCTTCCTGGGTACGCAGCAGGACTCGCTGATGCAGTTCAACCCGGGCGCCGTGTACGTTCCGACGACGGGCGTCGGCACGGGCGTGCAGCGGCCCATGAGGCTGGATTCGCTGCAGACCTGGAAGGTGGTCAACCGCGACCCGGCTACCAACCATCCCTTCCACATCCACGTGAACCCGTTCCAGGTGGTGTACGTCCACGCCCCCAACACGGGTGATTCGTACCAGCCGCTGTACGACCGCCTGAACGCGGCCGCGAGCGCGGGCAGCCCCATCTGGCTGGACGTGCTTCCGCTTCCCGAGGCCGCGGGCAGCGACGAGGGGTACGCCATCATCCGCCAGCAGTACGACGATTTCCCGGGCTGGTACGTGATGCACTGCCACATCCTGGGCCACGAGGAACGTGGGATGATGCAGGTGCTGCAGGTGGTGGCGCCCGGCGACGTCGTCCGTCCTCCGCCGCCGTCCGTCACCGATCCCACGAACTCCGGCGCGGCCGCGCACCGGCACTAG
- the modC gene encoding molybdenum ABC transporter ATP-binding protein has protein sequence MSHPVLSVHVTLPLDRFGLDVAFETTHRVTGIFGVSGSGKTTLLETVAGLRRGVRGRIALNGDVWLDTEKRVRVAPEGRGIGYVPQDSLLFPHLDVLGNLRAGHGRARRAAGDVDATLDGVVKVLALQPLLSRATSTLSGGERQRVALGRALCSGPRLLLLDEPLASLDAALRRKVLPFLRRVRDEFALPMLLVSHDPVEVQALCDDLVVLNEGRIVARGEPRAVLTRPEVFSLGEGEVEGFQNVIPAQVVETRDGVSVVRLGGAAEGPLLTVHRSGLAPGSALLVGIPADEITLALQPPPGLSARNAVPARVERVQQVGASRLVTVRVAEGAPPLVAEVTADALADLHVAPGTGLYLLVKASAVTLYEEGPGGT, from the coding sequence ATGAGCCATCCCGTGCTTTCCGTGCACGTCACCCTGCCGCTGGACCGCTTTGGGCTGGACGTGGCGTTCGAGACCACGCACCGGGTGACGGGCATCTTCGGCGTGTCGGGATCGGGAAAGACCACGCTGCTGGAAACGGTGGCCGGCCTGCGCCGCGGCGTGCGGGGGCGCATCGCGCTGAACGGCGACGTGTGGCTGGATACGGAAAAGCGCGTGCGGGTGGCGCCGGAGGGGCGGGGGATCGGGTACGTGCCGCAGGACAGCCTGCTCTTTCCGCACCTGGACGTGCTGGGCAACCTGCGGGCGGGGCACGGCCGCGCGCGCCGGGCGGCTGGAGACGTGGACGCCACGCTGGACGGGGTGGTGAAGGTGCTGGCGCTGCAGCCTCTTCTCTCTCGAGCAACGTCGACACTGTCCGGCGGCGAGCGCCAGCGGGTGGCGCTGGGTCGCGCGCTTTGCTCCGGTCCCAGGCTGCTGCTGCTCGACGAGCCGCTGGCGTCGCTGGACGCGGCCCTGCGCCGCAAGGTGCTCCCCTTCCTCCGCCGCGTGCGCGACGAGTTCGCCCTTCCCATGCTGCTGGTGTCGCACGACCCGGTAGAGGTGCAGGCGCTCTGCGACGACCTCGTGGTGCTGAACGAGGGCCGCATCGTCGCCCGGGGCGAGCCGAGGGCCGTGCTGACCCGGCCGGAGGTGTTTTCGCTGGGCGAGGGGGAGGTCGAGGGCTTCCAGAACGTGATCCCCGCGCAGGTGGTGGAGACGCGCGATGGCGTGAGCGTGGTGCGCCTGGGCGGCGCGGCCGAGGGGCCCCTGCTCACGGTGCACCGCTCCGGGCTCGCCCCGGGGAGCGCGCTCCTGGTGGGCATTCCCGCCGACGAGATCACCCTGGCGCTGCAGCCGCCCCCCGGCCTCTCGGCCCGCAACGCCGTCCCCGCGCGGGTGGAGCGCGTGCAGCAGGTGGGCGCGTCGCGCCTGGTGACCGTGCGCGTGGCCGAGGGCGCGCCGCCCTTGGTGGCCGAAGTGACGGCGGACGCGCTCGCGGACCTGCACGTGGCCCCGGGCACCGGGCTGTACCTGCTGGTGAAGGCCAGCGCGGTGACGCTGTACGAGGAAGGCCCGGGCGGGACCTGA
- the modA gene encoding molybdate ABC transporter substrate-binding protein: MNLRTFITLILAALLLAACGSNDDAPAKGDREVVVFAAASLREAMQELAASFTQSTGTPVSFNFAGSNDLAHQIGAARGMDLFISASEAWMDTVQSAGRIEAGTRRDLLANTLVIVGHSRTTWTVDQPCALATVGFEHIAMGDPDAVPAGTYARKWMQSVDCGGKTLWDGVKGRVAPAPDVRAALGLVLADPGVVGAVYRTDQMVFAGRTRVLFEVSGGPPIRYAMALVADGGSPEAGRRFAEFIAGPDAARVFARHGFIPLAAKP; encoded by the coding sequence ATGAACCTGCGCACATTCATCACGCTCATCCTGGCCGCCCTCCTGCTCGCCGCCTGCGGGTCGAACGACGACGCGCCAGCCAAGGGCGACCGCGAGGTGGTGGTGTTCGCCGCCGCCAGCCTGCGTGAAGCCATGCAGGAGCTGGCGGCGAGCTTCACGCAGTCAACTGGGACGCCGGTATCGTTCAACTTTGCCGGATCGAACGACCTGGCGCACCAGATCGGCGCGGCGCGGGGGATGGACCTGTTCATCAGCGCCAGCGAGGCGTGGATGGACACGGTGCAGTCCGCGGGGCGAATCGAGGCAGGCACGCGGCGCGATCTGCTGGCCAACACGCTGGTGATCGTGGGCCACTCGCGCACGACGTGGACGGTGGACCAGCCCTGCGCGCTCGCCACGGTGGGCTTCGAGCACATCGCGATGGGCGATCCGGACGCCGTCCCCGCCGGCACCTACGCCCGCAAGTGGATGCAGTCGGTGGATTGCGGCGGCAAGACGCTGTGGGATGGAGTGAAGGGCCGCGTCGCGCCCGCGCCGGACGTGCGCGCGGCGCTGGGACTGGTGCTGGCGGACCCGGGCGTGGTGGGCGCCGTCTACCGCACCGACCAGATGGTGTTCGCCGGGCGGACGCGCGTGCTGTTCGAGGTGAGCGGCGGCCCGCCCATCCGGTACGCGATGGCGCTCGTCGCGGACGGAGGCAGCCCCGAGGCGGGCCGCCGCTTCGCCGAGTTCATCGCGGGGCCCGACGCCGCCCGCGTCTTTGCGCGCCACGGCTTCATCCCCCTGGCCGCGAAGCCGTGA
- the modB gene encoding molybdate ABC transporter permease subunit, whose amino-acid sequence MNQAMLEVLRATFAWAAIATLLVMVPGTLVAYLLARREFRGKTAVSTLFSMPLVLPPTAVGYLLLRLFAYDGPLGEGTLGLDLDVILSPKAVVIACAVMATPLVVRTARVSFEAVDPRYEEMARTLGHGRAATFFRFTLPLARRGLIAALILGFTRAVGEFGATIILAGNIPGRTQTLATAIFSAQQAGREGEANVLLIIALVAGFVAVYAAEHLSRTQAAAVSR is encoded by the coding sequence GTGAACCAGGCCATGCTGGAGGTGCTGCGCGCCACCTTCGCGTGGGCCGCCATCGCCACGCTGCTGGTGATGGTGCCGGGAACGCTGGTGGCGTACCTGCTGGCGCGCCGAGAATTCCGCGGCAAGACCGCCGTTTCCACCCTCTTCAGCATGCCGCTGGTGCTTCCGCCCACCGCGGTCGGATACCTGCTGCTGCGGCTGTTCGCCTACGACGGACCGCTGGGCGAGGGCACGCTGGGGCTGGACCTGGACGTGATCCTTTCGCCTAAGGCGGTGGTGATCGCCTGCGCGGTGATGGCCACGCCGCTGGTGGTGAGGACGGCCCGCGTGAGCTTCGAGGCCGTGGATCCGCGCTACGAAGAGATGGCGCGCACCCTGGGGCACGGGCGCGCCGCCACCTTCTTCCGCTTCACCCTTCCCCTCGCCCGCCGCGGATTGATCGCGGCGCTGATCCTGGGCTTCACCCGCGCCGTGGGCGAGTTCGGCGCCACGATCATCCTGGCGGGCAACATCCCGGGGCGCACGCAGACGCTGGCGACGGCCATCTTCAGTGCCCAGCAGGCCGGGCGGGAGGGCGAGGCGAACGTGCTGCTGATCATCGCGCTCGTGGCGGGTTTCGTGGCGGTGTATGCCGCGGAGCACCTGTCGCGCACCCAGGCGGCGGCGGTCAGCCGATGA
- a CDS encoding class I SAM-dependent methyltransferase: protein MEPPQAPQVLYDDQAARFDERAGLPAHAAESIAASLAEIVGIARGQRWLEVGAGTGNLSLPLLRRPIRYVGFDRSPAMLDVFRQHAAEAGLQPELHVADGNGLWPAGDGEVDVVFAARALHHVETAHAAAETRRVLAPGGWLAVGRVRRPPDSPRSVLRRRMRQLLRDEGYAGRSGERHADAVFDALEAIGAVRHPPREAARWTTMHSPADSLASWREKAGLAGLELPDPTKERVLHALAEWALAEFGDLQRPLPQDESFEIQAIRI from the coding sequence GTGGAACCGCCCCAGGCCCCGCAGGTGCTGTACGACGACCAGGCGGCGCGCTTCGACGAGCGCGCCGGGCTTCCCGCGCACGCGGCGGAATCCATCGCCGCGTCCCTGGCCGAAATCGTCGGAATCGCCAGGGGACAGCGATGGCTGGAAGTGGGCGCGGGAACGGGAAACCTGAGCCTGCCGCTGCTGCGCCGTCCCATTCGCTACGTGGGCTTCGACCGCTCCCCCGCCATGCTCGACGTCTTCCGCCAGCACGCGGCGGAAGCTGGGCTGCAGCCGGAGCTGCACGTGGCGGACGGAAACGGGCTGTGGCCCGCGGGTGATGGCGAGGTGGACGTCGTCTTCGCCGCCCGGGCGCTGCATCACGTGGAGACGGCGCACGCCGCGGCAGAGACGCGGCGGGTGCTCGCGCCCGGCGGATGGCTGGCCGTCGGCCGCGTTCGCCGGCCACCCGACTCGCCGCGCTCCGTGCTGCGCCGCCGGATGCGACAGCTCCTCAGGGACGAGGGATACGCAGGCCGCAGCGGCGAGCGCCACGCGGATGCCGTGTTCGACGCGCTGGAAGCCATCGGGGCCGTGCGGCACCCGCCCCGCGAGGCGGCGCGGTGGACTACGATGCACAGCCCGGCTGATTCGCTCGCCTCGTGGCGCGAGAAGGCGGGGCTCGCCGGGCTGGAGCTGCCGGACCCCACCAAGGAGCGCGTCCTCCACGCGCTCGCCGAGTGGGCGCTTGCCGAGTTCGGCGACCTGCAGCGGCCGCTGCCGCAGGACGAATCGTTCGAGATCCAGGCCATCCGTATCTGA
- a CDS encoding ABC transporter permease — translation MIPLRLGRETARRTWSKTLRRPVQLTFSLVQPLFWMLIFGFLFHRFSLGPAYAGLSYLDFLLPGVAAMTVLFGASQAGIELVRDLQTGFAQRMSGATSHPGWMLGGKVAADVSRLLLQALAVALLGMLLGARLRPSALGLVVAILALAAFGVAYGCLSCWIALRTRAQESMAVFVHVVNMPLLFTSTALVPTRQMPDWLAAVARWNPLTRVADALREAVLFGRAPNAALLLPLIVLAALCFATARHAMARAAED, via the coding sequence ATGATCCCCTTGCGTCTCGGAAGGGAGACGGCGCGGCGGACGTGGAGCAAGACGCTGCGCCGGCCGGTGCAGCTGACGTTTTCGCTCGTGCAGCCGCTGTTCTGGATGCTGATCTTCGGCTTTCTCTTCCACCGCTTCAGCCTGGGCCCGGCGTACGCGGGGCTTTCGTACCTGGACTTTCTGCTCCCCGGCGTCGCCGCGATGACGGTGCTGTTCGGCGCGTCGCAGGCGGGGATCGAGCTGGTGCGCGACCTTCAGACCGGTTTCGCGCAGCGGATGTCGGGCGCCACGTCCCATCCCGGGTGGATGCTGGGCGGCAAGGTGGCGGCGGACGTGAGCCGCCTTCTGCTGCAGGCCCTGGCGGTCGCGCTGCTGGGGATGCTGCTCGGCGCGCGGCTGCGGCCCAGCGCGCTGGGGCTGGTCGTCGCCATCCTCGCCCTGGCGGCGTTCGGCGTGGCGTACGGATGCCTTTCGTGCTGGATCGCCCTGCGGACGCGGGCGCAGGAGAGCATGGCCGTGTTCGTTCACGTGGTGAACATGCCATTGTTGTTCACCAGCACCGCGCTGGTCCCCACCCGCCAGATGCCGGACTGGCTGGCGGCCGTGGCGCGCTGGAACCCGCTGACCCGCGTCGCCGACGCGCTTCGCGAGGCGGTGCTCTTCGGCCGCGCGCCGAACGCCGCGTTGCTGCTGCCGCTGATCGTCCTCGCCGCCCTGTGCTTCGCCACCGCACGCCACGCCATGGCCCGCGCGGCCGAAGATTGA
- a CDS encoding RNA polymerase sigma factor — MGKSELNTEKLRAGDEDELALLFRQLAPAIYDYAVRLTSATDAEEIVVETFSKIFVDLDRLATINDLGQIGALATRIARNLIVHRTRRATSVGSGAIEISGESGQTGLQSSPPDRMELAHAIAELPEKQRSAFILHNVGGYSYEEVGAMLGISPLVAITYVHRARQALREHVENAGILPGPRHSSAVQEG, encoded by the coding sequence ATGGGTAAAAGTGAATTGAATACGGAGAAGCTCCGAGCAGGTGACGAAGACGAGTTGGCGTTGCTTTTTCGGCAGCTAGCGCCGGCGATTTACGATTATGCGGTCAGACTAACGAGCGCTACGGACGCGGAGGAGATCGTCGTCGAAACATTTAGTAAGATTTTTGTCGACCTCGACAGGCTCGCCACGATAAACGACCTCGGCCAGATCGGAGCCTTGGCGACCCGAATTGCTCGTAACTTAATTGTGCATCGAACGCGCCGGGCCACGTCAGTAGGCTCTGGAGCAATCGAAATTAGCGGAGAATCTGGGCAAACTGGACTCCAAAGTAGTCCACCGGACCGGATGGAATTAGCACACGCAATCGCCGAACTTCCGGAGAAACAACGCTCTGCATTCATTCTGCACAACGTCGGGGGTTATTCCTACGAAGAAGTCGGCGCTATGCTCGGGATCTCGCCGCTGGTTGCAATAACGTATGTGCACCGGGCACGCCAGGCCCTGCGCGAGCATGTTGAAAACGCGGGTATCTTGCCTGGACCTCGGCATTCCTCAGCAGTTCAGGAGGGCTGA
- a CDS encoding cytochrome P450, producing MPIPPFDLASPAFKANPHPTYARLRESEPVHRARLGFRRGAWLVSRYDDVEALLKDPRFAKNPQNARKEGGGSDAPWMPGFLRPLTRNMLDLDAPDHTRLRALVQKAFTPRLVEGLRPRIHALANELLDRGGEGRMELVGGFALPIPLTIIAELLGVPVGDQQRFHRWTTRIVSVSSPVDIVGVLPAVRSLFRYLRKLFDARRAEPRDDLITALVQAEEAGDRLSEDELLGMVFLLLAAGHETTVNLIGTAALVLAQNPAQAEELRANPSRMKTAVEELARYASPVELATERYAREDLSLCGVPIRRGEMVLGVIGSANRDPAHFGNPDTLDLARDPNRHLAFGLGAHYCLGAPLARLETQIALSVLLERAPGLRLAVPAASLRWRKHAFLRGLRELPLAM from the coding sequence ATGCCGATTCCTCCGTTCGACCTGGCCAGCCCCGCCTTCAAGGCCAACCCGCATCCCACGTACGCGCGGCTTCGGGAAAGCGAGCCGGTGCACCGCGCGCGGCTGGGGTTCCGGCGCGGGGCGTGGCTGGTGTCGCGCTACGACGACGTCGAGGCACTGCTGAAGGACCCGCGCTTCGCCAAGAACCCGCAGAACGCGCGCAAGGAGGGCGGGGGTAGCGACGCGCCGTGGATGCCGGGCTTTCTGCGCCCGCTGACGCGCAACATGCTGGACCTGGACGCCCCCGACCACACGCGCCTGCGCGCCCTGGTGCAAAAGGCGTTTACGCCGCGGCTCGTAGAGGGGCTGCGCCCCCGCATACACGCGCTGGCGAACGAGCTTCTGGACCGCGGGGGGGAAGGCCGAATGGAGCTGGTCGGCGGCTTCGCGCTGCCCATCCCGCTGACCATTATCGCCGAGCTGCTGGGGGTGCCGGTGGGAGACCAGCAGCGATTCCACCGCTGGACCACGCGTATCGTCTCGGTTTCGTCACCGGTGGACATCGTGGGCGTGCTGCCGGCCGTCCGGTCGCTGTTCCGCTATCTGCGGAAGCTGTTCGATGCACGAAGAGCCGAACCGCGGGACGACCTGATCACCGCGCTGGTGCAGGCCGAGGAGGCGGGCGACCGGTTGAGCGAGGACGAGCTGCTGGGGATGGTGTTCCTGCTGCTGGCGGCGGGCCACGAGACCACCGTGAACCTGATCGGCACGGCGGCGCTGGTGCTGGCGCAGAACCCGGCGCAAGCCGAGGAGCTGCGCGCGAACCCGTCGCGGATGAAGACGGCGGTGGAGGAACTGGCGCGCTACGCCAGCCCGGTGGAGCTGGCGACGGAGCGATATGCCCGCGAAGACCTGTCGCTGTGCGGCGTGCCCATCCGCCGGGGCGAGATGGTGCTGGGGGTGATCGGCTCCGCCAACCGCGATCCCGCGCACTTCGGCAACCCCGACACGCTGGACCTGGCGCGCGACCCCAACCGCCACCTGGCGTTCGGCCTGGGGGCGCACTACTGCCTGGGCGCGCCGCTGGCCCGGCTGGAGACGCAAATCGCGCTCTCCGTGCTGCTGGAGCGGGCCCCGGGCCTGCGCCTGGCCGTGCCCGCCGCATCTCTCCGCTGGCGCAAGCACGCGTTCCTCCGCGGCCTGCGCGAACTGCCGCTGGCGATGTAG
- a CDS encoding ABC transporter ATP-binding protein, giving the protein MPAPSSTPTDAVRADGVSRSFAGGIRALDGVRFALSAGTLTALIGGNGSGKSTLLKLIHGALVADSGELRVMGLDPRRDRAALRPLTGYAGQDVALDPEMTGWETLRLFHALRGLPRSERDGCLGRVVDEAGLEPFVQRRVGTWSGGERQRLHLGLEMMHGPRLLLLDEPTTSLDPRGRAELWRRLAAWRDEGNTVIVATHDLADAGAHCDRVLLLHSGRLVADGSPAELVAAHARARVAVTFERPASEADVAGLRESIAALPEVADASVDASGVTLWRANHSPIEPLLHLLEARGIAFRGLVRDEPDLAAAYFRLTGSAPGSPPRPGRGGGRGGGGGGGRGGGRRG; this is encoded by the coding sequence ATGCCGGCACCATCGTCTACGCCGACTGACGCCGTCCGCGCCGACGGCGTCTCCCGCTCGTTCGCGGGCGGGATCCGCGCGCTCGACGGCGTGCGCTTCGCCCTGTCGGCGGGGACGTTGACGGCGCTCATCGGCGGCAACGGCTCCGGAAAATCCACGCTGCTGAAGCTCATCCACGGTGCGCTCGTGGCGGATTCGGGCGAACTGCGGGTGATGGGTCTCGATCCGCGCCGCGACCGCGCCGCCCTCCGGCCGCTCACCGGGTATGCGGGGCAGGACGTGGCACTGGACCCGGAGATGACGGGCTGGGAAACGCTGCGCCTGTTCCACGCGCTGCGCGGCCTGCCGCGGAGCGAGCGGGACGGCTGCCTGGGGCGCGTGGTGGACGAAGCGGGGCTGGAGCCGTTCGTCCAGCGCCGTGTCGGCACCTGGTCCGGCGGGGAGCGGCAGCGGCTTCACCTGGGGCTGGAAATGATGCACGGCCCGCGGCTGCTGCTGCTGGACGAGCCCACGACCAGCCTCGACCCGCGCGGCCGCGCCGAACTGTGGCGTCGGTTGGCCGCGTGGCGGGACGAGGGCAACACCGTCATCGTCGCCACGCACGACCTGGCGGATGCGGGTGCCCACTGCGACCGCGTGCTGCTGCTGCATTCCGGTCGCCTTGTGGCGGATGGATCGCCCGCGGAGTTGGTCGCCGCCCACGCCCGGGCCCGCGTGGCCGTCACGTTCGAACGCCCAGCCAGCGAGGCGGATGTCGCCGGTCTGCGGGAATCCATCGCGGCCCTCCCCGAGGTCGCGGACGCATCGGTGGATGCGTCGGGCGTCACACTCTGGCGCGCCAACCATTCCCCGATCGAGCCGTTGCTTCACCTGCTGGAGGCACGGGGGATCGCCTTCCGCGGGCTGGTGCGCGACGAGCCGGACCTGGCGGCCGCCTACTTTCGGCTGACGGGGAGCGCGCCGGGTTCTCCGCCTCGTCCAGGACGCGGCGGAGGTCGTGGAGGAGGAGGCGGCGGCGGACGGGGCGGGGGGAGGCGCGGATGA